Proteins encoded by one window of Lathyrus oleraceus cultivar Zhongwan6 chromosome 1, CAAS_Psat_ZW6_1.0, whole genome shotgun sequence:
- the LOC127136894 gene encoding uncharacterized protein LOC127136894: protein MGSRSARWRQSWAPQPLTPLMEGPDPEMQEEGTKKESSWEAIREWFKAQKISPGANISSQQSFYGTIHAKTQDLRLLLGVLGCPLAPIPSDHDPALSIHNHIKDTPFETSTAKYIIQQYLAATGCLKQQKENKNMYATGMVKMICCETEISSGKNVKCLGTRSSENGCFVLWQMLPGMWSLELVVGGHKIVAGSNGKTVWRHTPWLGTHAAKGPQRPLRRIIQGLDPKSTASLFTNAQCLGENRIGNVDCFVLKVCADRETVIERSEGPAEVIRHILYGYFCQKSGLLIYLEDSHLTRVPTQDSDTVYWETTIGSSIGDYRDVDGILIAHQGRSIATVFRFDELSMQHSRTRMEEIWTIDDVMFNVPGLSMDHFIPPADILDTINSP from the exons ATGGGTTCAAGATCAGCTCGTTGGCGTCAGAGTTGGGCACCACAACCATTAACACCCTTAATGGAAGGTCCTGACCCTGAAATGCAAGAAGAAGGAACCAAAAAAGAAAGCTCTTGGGAAGCTATAAGGGaatggttcaaagctcagaagATTTCACCCGGTGCCAACATTTCATCACAACAATCATTTTATGGAACCATTCATGCTAAAACACAAGATTTAAGGTTGTTGCTTGGTGTCTTAGGTTGTCCCTTGGCTCCTATTCCCTCAGATCATGACCCTGCTTTAAGCATTCACAATCACATCAAAGATACCCCATTT GAAACTTCAACAGCCAAGTACATCATACAACAATATTTAGCTGCAACAGGGTGTTTGAAACAACAAAAGGAGAATAAAAACATGTATGCAACTGGAATGGTGAAGATGATTTGCTGTGAAACCGAGATATCATCCGGAAAGAATGTAAAGTGTTTAGGGACAAGAAGCAGTGAAAATGGTTGTTTTGTACTTTGGCAGATGTTACCAGGAATGTGGTCTCTTGAATTGGTTGTTGGAGGTCATAAGATTGTTGCTGGTAGCAATGGTAAAACTGTCTGGAGACATACTCCTTGGTTAGGTACTCATGCTGCTAAAGGCCCACAACGCCCACTAAGGCGCATTATTCAG GGTTTAGACCCGAAGAGCACAGCGAGCTTATTCACCAATGCGCAATGCTTGGGCGAAAATCGGATCGGGAACGTTGATTGCTTCGTCTTAAAGGTTTGTGCTGATCGCGAGACGGTGATCGAAAGAAGCGAGGGTCCCGCCGAGGTGATAAGGCACATATTATATGGTTACTTTTGTCAAAAGAGTGGACTTCTTATATATTTAGAAGACTCACATCTGACTAGGGTTCCGACACAAGATAGTGATACGGTGTATTGGGAGACTACTATAGGTAGTAGCATTGGCGATTATAGAGATGTTGATGGGATTTTGATTGCTCATCAAGGAAGGTCGATTGCGACGGTGTTTAGATTTGACGAACTCTCGATGCAGCATAGTAGGACAAGAATGGAAGAGATTTGGACTATTGATGATGTTATGTTCAATGTACCTGGACTCTCAATGGACCATTTCATTCCTCCGGCGGATATTCTTGACACTATAAATTCTCCATGA